AATACTATTCGGTTATAAAGAAATTTAGTGATGCTCAAATTCATCAACATTTATACACAAATGGCACTTTAGCTAGGTCAGAGACATTGAAAGCATTAGGCGAAGCCGGTCTTAACGAGATACGTTTCAACCTGGGTGCTTCTAAGTGTTCAGATAAAGTTATTGAAAATATTGGAATAGCGAAAAAATATATTAAAAATGTAGGTATTGAAACTCCAATGACTCCTGAGTTTTTTGAAGCATTTTTTAAGAAAAAGCAAGCGATCTTTGAGACAAAACTCGATTTTATCAATTGTGCAGAATTACATTTAAATGAGAATAACATAGACAATTATTATGGGGAAAACATGTATATTTCCAGACATGGCTATATATCTCCAATTTGGAGTAGGGAATTAACTCTGAAATTCATGAAAATAGCCGATGAAGAAAACTGGGATTTAGCAGTTCATGATTGCTCAAACTATACAAAATTTGCTAGAGGTTTAAATTTGAGCAGCAAAGAGGGTATGTGGTTCGGAGCCAATAGTAATTATGCCTGTGAGTTTTCGAGGATTCCATACGAAGTATTTTTACCAATACTGAATGATGACAATTTCAAATTTTTAAGTGAAGAAGAATTGCCTGACGACTATAAACCAGTATTGGTGAATTATTAGAGTGTCTTGTCAATTATGAGTGTTGCATTGCTGCATGGGATACTGGGTTGGTTGTCAGAGACATTTTTGTCTCCTCAAGGCACGTGGAGACGGTGGTACTATTGCAGAAAATATAATTTCATTGGGAAATAATGATGGAGGTATAATAGTGGGGAATACTGATAAGTTTGAAATGATAGCGAATATTTATGATACTTCTGAAAGAGTCCAAATTGCAAAGGTATCCTCCGATGCCATCCGAGAATATTTGGTTGACGCAAAAAGTAAGGATGTGATTGACTTTGGGTGTGGAACTGGGCTTGTTGGAATGGACTTGCTAAATGAATTTAAATCGATTCTGTTTTTGGATACATCGCAGAATATGATTAATCAAGTAAAACAGAAAATTTCCGATGCTAATATTCATAATGCAAGTACGTTATGTTTTGATTTTGAAACAGCAACCCTATCTAGTATTCGTGCTGATTATATTTTTATGGCCCAGGTTCTACTCCATATTAAAAATATTGAGTCAGTCTTATCGAGGCTATATGATATTTTGAATTTTGAAGGACATTTAATAATCGTTGATTTTAATAAAAATGATGACATAGTATCAGATATGGTTCATAACGGATTTAATCAAGAAAAGCTTATCGATCTTATGACTAAAATTGGGTATAAAAAAGTTCAATCCAAAACCTTTTATACTGGTAGTAAAATATTCATGGGTCATGATGCATCTTTATTTATACTTGATTCACAAAAATGAACTTCAAGACAGTAACTTCTAGTCCTGTTGCCTTAATTAAGATGCCTGGCGTTGCAATTTTGTACATGTTTAAAATATGCTAACAAGAACACACCATCCACTGTGAGGCCGTAGCCTTGGTGGTTAGGGA
The Clostridia bacterium genome window above contains:
- a CDS encoding radical SAM protein: MKISKNDALIWFDFFSQLTEKEEISTKHQEIIYSTFAQIEAAVDHRNDTLMSKIRSLKTLENRTFFVGNENKFPKGCRSCLLGTGLSAIRKTNKCNLECKFCYNYGQLEDIPPVGEDMWEIGGTKFYEKDIDLLLSIHQKPTGISYVFLEPFMEIEKYYSVIKKFSDAQIHQHLYTNGTLARSETLKALGEAGLNEIRFNLGASKCSDKVIENIGIAKKYIKNVGIETPMTPEFFEAFFKKKQAIFETKLDFINCAELHLNENNIDNYYGENMYISRHGYISPIWSRELTLKFMKIADEENWDLAVHDCSNYTKFARGLNLSSKEGMWFGANSNYACEFSRIPYEVFLPILNDDNFKFLSEEELPDDYKPVLVNY
- a CDS encoding class I SAM-dependent methyltransferase, yielding MGNTDKFEMIANIYDTSERVQIAKVSSDAIREYLVDAKSKDVIDFGCGTGLVGMDLLNEFKSILFLDTSQNMINQVKQKISDANIHNASTLCFDFETATLSSIRADYIFMAQVLLHIKNIESVLSRLYDILNFEGHLIIVDFNKNDDIVSDMVHNGFNQEKLIDLMTKIGYKKVQSKTFYTGSKIFMGHDASLFILDSQK